TACAGCCAACTCATTAGAGATTTCACAGTTTTTGCTATCTCATTGTTAGTTTTATCTGAATGCATATTTTTTCGGGTTTCTTACTACTCTAATAGGACTGTACATTGATATTTATGTCTCATTTTGCTGAGCCACCCAGTATAATGAATTTTTCGAAATGTTCATTTAGCTACGTTATACAACCAGGgactatattttattataatatcctattataatcatttaaaaattaatttttactgtattaaaaaagaaacacaGAAAGCactttttaatagaaaatttattaaactcgttaaatatttcatttaaaaagttAATGACTATCCATAAATTGTATATCTGAAAGTAATAAAACTGTATTTGGCAATGGTCTTGGCTGTGGACTCAGAACTGTAAATGTTTGTCTGTCAACATCAACATTGGTTCTATaaacaaaacaaaaataaattatatagttAATATAAAGCtcatataaattattttcatttaaagCATTTTACTTATAATAATTCTTACACGCAGACAAATCCAGCCACATTAGTTTGCACTACGTCATCTTCTGGTGAATCAGCAAATGAAACAGATAATAGATGATGAAGAAGATTTGGTCCAGGTGTAACAGCTActaattttgttaaattatcTTCTGCCTTCATTCCAAGAGGCATACAAGATGCGGGAAGCACTGGAGCTCCAATTTTGTATAATCTAGCCTCACTCCATTTCACTTCAAAACTGTGTGGATAAAGCGGTGTCCTAGAACCATAGAAATATTCCCTGACACCTTGGTCTCTGGCTTCTGTCCTTTGAGTTTGACTTCTTTCCACAACTCCACCACTTTTTGGAAGGAATACAACTTTAACAAAGTCTGGCATATCTCTAACAAGTTCATTGTACAATCTCTCCTGATCCAATACTAGAATTGCGTCTACTTCAAAAGCCTGAGCAGCATGTGTCAACAATTTATATCCATCTCCTTTTACCCAACCACAAGTGTTTATTACTATTCCTGAAACTCTGGCTTTTTTATTTGCTTGAAGTCTATCAGAACAAACTTCTGCGAGGCGTGTTACAAGAAGATTATAAAGAGCAACATTAGCTTGTGGAGTTTTATGTCCAAAGTGAAAGACTAATGGTGCCTGCTGACTGAAACCATCAACAACATTTGATGGACGTTCAACTAATAGTGCTCCAACAGTACCTGGTATTGCTATATGACCTTGACCAACATCCAAGTCTACAAAAATTGGCCTACGACCCATCCTAActgcataatttaataaaagtcTACATAGAGTTGATTTTCCTACATCACAAGGACCAACAACCATTGTTATAGGACCCCTAGTGTCTTCTTTCTCTGCAGCTTCCCTGAGTCTTTCCATTGCAGCAtgacaatttaaataaagacCCATTGGGGTCTCTTTGGCTACATAACTAACGTCAGTTTTTCCAACTAACTCTACTGTACAACCTTGCCAAGTAAATACAGCTACTTTAGCACCAGcagtaaattcatattttttgcCTTTCACTAATTCTGTACCAAAAACTTCAGCTAATCCACTCTTTAACTAAAAAGAAgattaatataatgttatgatATAGTTACAAAAGATGTATAGTTACaaaagataatataatataatacaaagtACACGAAAGATATAATACATACCTCTAACgaaactttttcattttttgtttCAACTTCAAATCGTAATTCACAATCTGGATCTAATTTAAATTCCTGTATTTGCGTTTTTTCGTCTGTCATTTTGTGAACATAAATTATATTCAATTATTACATGCCTTTATATCATGTTTACCCTAACCTCTATATTAACATTTGGCAATGTTTCTAACACTTAAATATAGTACTAAAAATGAATAGTACTAGGAATggagaaatattttatagtttcttatataattatttataatgatCCATTAGTTTGGATAAGTTGAATTtaagcaattttttatttaataaaattggaACAAAATTACTAATTTTTAGAAAACCTAACCGCTAACCTATGATGTTATTGTGGCGGTATAAAATTGCCGTGCGCAACTTCAATCGAATCTGGAAGCGAGAAGTTAACGACCGCGAATATTTAGAAACAGAATCGCTTTCCAACATTCGAGGAGTATGGATGTATGAGATCATGTCGttgtatattaaaatttctaaaaatctATAAATAAAGGGTGTATAAAAATCATGTCGTGCAACGAATAACCCCCATAATTTGTCGAACATCACTGACTGCTAAGTGTTTGaatgtaatttaataataacttATTTGTACTTTAAAGTCATGTATATTTACAAACTGGTAGTTGTACTCTTATTTCTAATCTCTTACactatattatattcttatattgaattcttagttgatatattatattgctattttattgctatttatattatattacttaactcttaataattaatatgtatTAATCCTAGTGCATACAATATAGTGATAtagatatatgtaactgtatttACGTCTATATTTCTGTATACAAATATCTTTTCTATATATGAAGGTCAATTACTTGatacgacggatcagatccgcagattaaaaagacattaccctttagatttaagcattagattcaactagaatcaaacatactataaacaCTTATAATCCAAGTTATAGTATCAcaccaaaataatttacttataattctcaatgagaattgattgtgaaaattctaccaaataaaaaaaaatatgaaggTTTATTATTCATCCACGTATAATTTCTTGATCTACATTGCTGATTGCACATAAGTGAaagtatttttcttcttctcttttcttttttctcattcatatcttttatattcagtatcttttatctaaaacattatttacattacatttacattccatacaaaacattatttattagatatttatgatattattgtgaagattaatttttctaattcttttaaTGATGAATTTAGTTACTTTCATTTCATTAAAATCCAATTTTGATAGGTTGAGCATTAACGTGATAAAGTTCAAAACCAATTTTTGAAGAAATATAGATATGTCGGGTTCACGTTATGATTAGGGTTATGATTAGAGACATGAAacaaatcttcatttggattagacattattgttatgcaatagaggagatatttactaatgccaatatgattattacagaatttgacaagtaaccgtggtaattagatactcgagagcctaatgacaatgatcctaggcttaATAACGAATCCGTGGTCAACGGGACAACGAAATGCGTTTTCTTCCAAAGTCCAAGTTGTACTCAACTTCCTTGTCTACGGTACAAGTATTACTgaactaactctttgttaaaacaTAGAATATTCACCGAGCGTAAAGACACTATGTAACTCGCTAATGCGACATCACTAGAGAATGACTTTCCATCGCGATGGTGCTGCAGAGAAAAACTATCATAGTTTCCCcatgcagcatcatcgtgacgtAAAGTCAGTCGTTTGACGCCTGTTCGAATTGATAGTTGGTAGTTGGCAGCaaccacttttttttttttttttttttttttacgtggggaaatccTCTCGGACGCCCTGCCCCCTTCTGGGTGGCGACAAGTTAGTGTCGGACTCAAACCAACTAAAACCCCACGGTGGTCTTCCTGACGCTTCGCAGAAGTGGCCCGGGTTCTCTTACGAAATCCTGCCGAAGCACTTCTTCGTCTTCTCCCTATTTGTTATTAAGGAAGGCGTCCTTGTCTTGACTTGAGCCGctaggggggggggggggggggaccACAAATCCCCTAACGCCTCTTCCCCGTACCGTCGTGCAAGTCCGGGGAGGGCCCAGACCCTCCTCGGCGTGACGGCTCCTTAAACGCACCTAGGGCGGCAGTGGTGGTGGTTCCGCAACCCTGCGGCGTGCAGGGTCCCTTGGGTACGGCAGCCTGACAGGATCCTGTCTCTTCTTCCTatcccgctccgctcgctccttcaCGCGCATAACTTACTTCGCAGTAGGAGCGAACGGCGATGAACTCCTGGTGTCCCCTCAGCATCGCCCCGACGACGGGGAGATGACCAAAGTTTACCACGTTTACAAAGTTACCAAGAAGACCAAAAGTTTAATCACTGAATTATACAAGCTCACTACAAATATCTGCAAAAATATTaagttaataaattaaaaacccTTACTAATAAGTATTACTTATTTTAAAAAGTTTagaaatttatctttttaaGAATAGCATAATTGGATGTTTCGAATTTAAATCATCGATTCTTTTGCACGCAATATTACTCGAATCGATAGTTCTGTTTATCGAATCGgccatacatatgtatttatcaGTTATATTGTGCGCAACTTCGGAACGTGCCACGCATGCACGCTATATGATGCGCGCATACTAAAGTCGAAGTACGATCTAACCTAACACTGAACGTCAAAAAATTTTTGAACGACATGACTGCGTTAACAGTTATAGCGAAATTTTGGAAAGAGTACACAAAAAGTACGCCAAAAAAACTTAAAATAATAGATGCTTATCTACTTTATGTGTTTTTAACGGGTGTCATACAATTCGTATATTGCTGTCTGGTCGGCACATTCCCTTTCAATAGTTTTCTCAGTGGATTTATTTCCTGCGTTTCCTGCTTCGTTCTTGGAGGTATTATCACTaatcatatttatatatgttcaAATTTTTAACTtatgtttattaaaattttaatgtagGATAAGTTTATGTAGTTGTAATATTATCAATACTgatgattatttctttcttttttaatttgattgactttttaataacagtaatattaattattttaattttataaatctcTTTCTATAGTTATAAATATTGTaagttattaaatattgtaGAAATAATTGTATAGTTTCGATATCATAATCCatttattatatcatttattaaattttaagttGTTATCATATAAAGCATATTGTTAAATTACCTTTCCAATTATCTTAATATTAGTAGTTAGCTAAGGAAGTAAGAAttgcaattttatttaaaaaatattatatattaatttatcatttCTTTCTTTGATTATATTCGGCATATGATGAATATTTACTTTTAGTGCATAACTGtatattttatcttttctttaATGGAAAGTACAGCGCGTAAcacataaatatttgttatattttattagtatCTTGTCCCATAGGACTAAGTGagtaatagaaattattttgtatattgATGAAGTTTTTaatgcaatatttaaaaaatctcaTGATTTGCTATgtaattttttttgttttatttattacattcctctttataagttttataaattcttatattagAAAGATATTCAATATAAATTATTAGTAAAATAAATATGAAGTTAATATATAGGTATTTTTTTTCAATAAAGTGTAGTAAATGTATTAAGTTTAATCTATTAAATCATACAAGTAATTATGTTAACAATCGTTAATGGAtatgttttaattatttcttcttcCATGTATTTCAGTTTGCTTACGGTTACAAGTGAATCCCCAGAATAAAAGTCAATTTCATGGAATAAGTCCAGAGAGAGGATTTGCAGATTTTATTTTTGCACATGTAATTCTACATATTGTTGTTATGAATTTCATTggttgaaaatgaaaaatgagattttacttgtaaaattttgtaataaactACTAAAAGCATTATTATATTCGAATCTATTATTAAAAATACcttatttcaaaaatgatagagaaacgaaattaaaattcatttatatTAATCGTAGATTTTTGcaataaatgataaaacttttttctTTGCTTCAAATATAACCTTTTTTACTAgtatacataaataaatgatGTTTACAACTGATAAAAGTAATCAAATACagaatattcatttttaaataaaataatagtgTTTCATATTAAAAAACGTACTCTCAATATATTCTTTTGTACTTAAtaaaactaaaattaataatagaaataacaaccatttgttattaaaaatattaggtGATTTTATCCTGTattcgaataaaaaagaaatatatgaaaaaagaaaaatattacctTCGACAATACATTCTAATTATTATCAGTCCTCTAATCCACCGATGAGTATATAATTCACAACCAGTCGATGTCGATTAGATCAAAATCTTTTCTTCTACTCTTAAGAATAGTGACTTTCTTACGAATAGAAAAATAGGATTTCAAAGAAAATCTTAAAAAGCagaaattattaaattgttaaaaaatattttcctttAACCGTTTTAGTGCCAGGGGTTTTTAAGAATCCGTGTCGGATTGTGCcatgcagcgcgatagcgcttcgtttatttatttgcgacaAATACCGATCGCGCTGCTCTTATTTTTTGTCGAAATATGCCGCTCGGCGCACTTGCGCTTCATTTCTCATCAATCATATCAGAAACGTTATActaaacactcaaaagtttgtaAAATATTCGTGTTTTACGTTTTGTTTGCGTGATAACATTGGATAATACAGGATTTGGTTTTCAAATTCAAGCGGTAATTTATACAttagttttctttttaattaacaCGTTCGTCGCCGCGTCACCTAGATATGGGTGACGGGTATACTACCACTACCGGTATAAAACGATCGGATTTAATTTGTGTGCAGTGCAAAAAAGGACTTCATCCATTATGTCTTTATAAACATGTCTGTTTTAAAAATAATGAATGTCATGATGCTGTAAAACcatgaatataattttaatgtctttatgtgtttacacttttgtgttttgatttaatatatatcgtttatttttttcatttatcatCGTAAAagcataaaaagatataaagaaACAAGGGCAATGggtgaactaaataaaagactTACTTTTAAACATGACATGAACATTAGTAATCTAGTTTAATatctattataaataaaatattatattatgtttttttatattttcaaaaatgttGGCAACATATTTATACTATGCAGaagtatatgtaaataaaagtaaattcaataaaaataactTATTTATGCAGGTGGTTTACGATTATTTGGAAAAAAGTAATTACGAAAGGAAAttctgatatgactcgcgatGAGTTACATTCGGAaccgagcgcgttgcgaattgaCAATCGTGACCAAACATGGCGATAAAGTTCACCACAGTACGTGAACAGTGCGATCGCGCTGCGTAGCGTTAAAACGgttaagaaaaatgaaaaaatataagcAGCACTTTCTTTtaagataaaaaatattaaattcaatGAAAAGAATTACTTGTTTATAagatattaaatttcttatGTATGTATAaggattttcttttttctgtatAACATAGAAGCTCTTGAAAAAATTTTTGATGGGttaacaaaaaagaagaaatacgaaataaaagatTAAGATCTCAGGAAAGTTTCATTCCTTAATGATTActttaataaataaagaattaaaaataattaagcgAGTAATACTTTTAAGTTAATTCTTATTATTGCTAAAGAATTAAATGATTAATACTTTAAGTTAATTGTCCTTACCTCTTCTTAAGAATAAAAAACGTATTCTTAAGGAAACTGTCCTTCTCAAGTAAGGAGTCTAGAATTTTCAAGGAAACTATTCCTAAAGATCGGGATTTTAATATGACAAAAATCAAAGAAAGCGAATACAATATTTATGAGTGCAAAGACTAtgggaaaaaggaaagaaaagtgaataaaaaaaagagaactgGTGCCTAAAAAATTGTTCTCATTGTAGGAGCAATAATAATTAAGATCATTCAAAAA
This genomic stretch from Bombus affinis isolate iyBomAffi1 chromosome 16, iyBomAffi1.2, whole genome shotgun sequence harbors:
- the LOC126925574 gene encoding protein CLP1 homolog codes for the protein MTDEKTQIQEFKLDPDCELRFEVETKNEKVSLELKSGLAEVFGTELVKGKKYEFTAGAKVAVFTWQGCTVELVGKTDVSYVAKETPMGLYLNCHAAMERLREAAEKEDTRGPITMVVGPCDVGKSTLCRLLLNYAVRMGRRPIFVDLDVGQGHIAIPGTVGALLVERPSNVVDGFSQQAPLVFHFGHKTPQANVALYNLLVTRLAEVCSDRLQANKKARVSGIVINTCGWVKGDGYKLLTHAAQAFEVDAILVLDQERLYNELVRDMPDFVKVVFLPKSGGVVERSQTQRTEARDQGVREYFYGSRTPLYPHSFEVKWSEARLYKIGAPVLPASCMPLGMKAEDNLTKLVAVTPGPNLLHHLLSVSFADSPEDDVVQTNVAGFVCVTNVDVDRQTFTVLSPQPRPLPNTVLLLSDIQFMDSH
- the LOC126925576 gene encoding dolichyl-diphosphooligosaccharide--protein glycosyltransferase subunit DAD1; amino-acid sequence: MTALTVIAKFWKEYTKSTPKKLKIIDAYLLYVFLTGVIQFVYCCLVGTFPFNSFLSGFISCVSCFVLGVCLRLQVNPQNKSQFHGISPERGFADFIFAHVILHIVVMNFIG